A genomic window from Quercus lobata isolate SW786 chromosome 10, ValleyOak3.0 Primary Assembly, whole genome shotgun sequence includes:
- the LOC115963166 gene encoding F-box protein CPR1-like, which translates to MSDSNKSIWWGYLPDEILTHIFTFLPIKSIIICTSVSKTWKSLIQNPTFISTHLHHSHTKSQNLFLLLNISRNDREVNALHKEDDDPDFTEYTSFESPFHAPAPGLHEVVGTCNGLLCLSYSLPNHANEIFLWNPSVRKFLQLPSPNVTFDTHGKSCKSFGFGFDPKTNDYKVVRILSILRSCDDFGMSRSVVDVYSLSTGEWRMLSASASLPPTCAITSRGPPAFANGALHWIAVANDKKRFVLVFDLGDEVFRQILLPELPSYAGKMMWNHVSAYGNSTVGFQRGIGIGQINIWVMKEYGVASSWTKFSHQCPSLGMPSPYPVGFRRNGEVILLNIGLELVSWNPDSQDIKNLEINGYLDTFCGSYVESLVLFDKATKGVVTY; encoded by the exons ATGTCAGACAGCAACAAGTCAATTTGGTGGGGGTATTTACCTGATGAGATTCTTACCCATATTTTCACTTTCCTACCTATCAAATCCATTATCATCTGTACCTCTGTCTCTAAAAC CTGGAAATCCCTAATCCAAAACCCTACTTTCATTTCCACCCATCTCCACCACTCCCACACCAAAAGCCAAAACCTCTTCCTCCTCTTAAACATCTCACGGAATGACAGAGAAGTGAATGCATTGCATAAAGAAGACGATGATCCTGATTTCACTGAATACACCAGCTTTGAATCCCCTTTCCATGCTCCTGCTCCAGGCTTGCACGAAGTCGTCGGTACTTGTAACGGCCTGCTATGCCTCTCCTATAGTTTACCCAATCACGCTAACGAAATCTTTCTCTGGAACCCTTCTGTGAGAAAGTTTCTCCAACTCCCTTCTCCCAATGTCACCTTCGACACACATGGTAAGTCCTGCAAGtcttttgggtttggatttgatcCCAAAACTAATGATTATAAAGTGGTCAGGATTCTTTCCATACTGCGTAGTTGCGACGACTTTGGAATGTCTCGATCCGTGGTCGATGTTTACTCACTCTCCACTGGTGAATGGAGAATGCttagtgcttctgcttctctgCCTCCTACATGCGCTATAACTAGTCGCGGGCCACCGGCATTTGCCAATGGGGCACTGCATTGGATTGCTGTCGCAAATGATAAAAAACGGTTTGTTTTGGTGTTCGATTTGGGGGACGAGGTCTTCCGCCAAATTCTGCTGCCAGAACTTCCAAGTTATGCAGGGAAGATGATGTGGAATCATGTTTCCGCATATGGAAATTCCACTGTTGGGTTTCAAAGAGGGATAGGGATTGGTCAGATCAATATATGGGTGATGAAAGAGTATGGTGTTGCATCGTCGTggacaaaattttcacatcaGTGTCCAAGTCTGGGAATGCCCTCTCCATACCCAGTTGGCTTTAGGAGGAATGGTGAGGTTATATTGCTAAATATTGGATTAGAGCTTGTCTCGTGGAATCCAGATAGCCAAGATATTAAGAATCTTGAAATTAATGGATATTTGGATACTTTTTGTGGTTCTTATGTCGAAAGTCTAGTTTTGTTTGACAAAGCCACTAAAGGTGTAGTTACATACTGA
- the LOC115965067 gene encoding uncharacterized protein LOC115965067, whose product MNVIVWNCRGVLKPNFQRHVRELARAHNPSIFVVMETRVGGGRAREIIDRLPFDGAILAETIGFAGGIWLLWNSDRVVVEQLASTEQEIHVEVKVLPSNFSWIFFTVYASPRTVERQVLWDNLSRVAGLHSKPWIIAGDFNEPLAEVDKFGGRPVSINRSLLFKDCLDKCNMVDMGFSGPRYTWTNRREISSLIQERIGRFFMNPSWCLLYPDAKVTHLTRCHSDHCPVLLETNPSRQMHLTGPFKFQSFWLSDPSFPNVVKQAWQHPRKLNEAIEVFSRQASLWNKNHFGNIFQKKKRVLARLDGVQRALASQPSVSLVTLENQLIRELDVVLEQERDL is encoded by the coding sequence ATGAATGTTATAGTGTGGAATTGTAGAGGCGTTCTGAAGCCTAATTTTCAAAGGCATGTTAGGGAGCTGGCTAGGGCTCATAATCCTTCTATTTTTGTAGTCATGGAAACTCGGGTTGGGGGAGGCAGAGCAAGGGAGATTATTGATCGTCTTCCTTTTGATGGTGCCATTCTTGCAGAGACAATCGGATTTGCTGGTGGCATTTGGCTTTTGTGGAACTCAGACAGAGTAGTGGTAGAGCAACTCGCGAGCACGGAACAAGAAATTCATGTCGAAGTAAAGGTATTACCTTCCAacttttcttggattttttttactGTGTATGCTAGTCCTAGAACTGTGGAAAGGCAAGTGTTGTGGGACAATCTTAGTAGAGTTGCTGGTTTGCATAGTAAGCCTTGGATTATTGCGGGTGATTTCAATGAACCCCTAGCTGAAGTTGATAAGTTTGGGGGAAGACCAGTTAGCATAAATAGATCTCTTCTTTTTAAGGATTGTTTGGATAAATGTAACATGGTGGATATGGGGTTTAGTGGGCCGAGATACACTTGGACGAATAGAAGGGAGATTAGTAGTCTTATTCAAGAGAGAATTGGTAGATTTTTTATGAACCCAAGCTGGTGTCTGCTTTACCCGGATGCTAAAGTGACGCACCTGACTAGGTGTCATTCGGACCATTGTCCTGTTTTGTTGGAAACTAACCCTAGTAGGCAGATGCATCTCACCGGACCCTTTAAATTCCAATCCTTTTGGTTGTCTGATCCTTCTTTTCCCAATGTGGTAAAGCAAGCTTGGCAACACCCTAGGAAGCTTAATGAAGCAATTGAAGTGTTTTCCAGGCAGGCCAGTTTATGGAACAAGAAtcattttggaaatatttttcagaaaaagaaaagggttttgGCCCGGCTTGATGGGGTGCAAAGGGCTTTGGCTAGCCAGCCGTCTGTCTCTTTAGTAACGCTGGAGAACCAGCTGATTAGGGAGTTAGATGTTGTGCTAGAGCAAGAAAGGGATCTTTAG
- the LOC115963167 gene encoding F-box protein At3g07870-like: MRSASASLPPIWGILRRERPAFANGALHWIGLRNDNKQFVLVFDLGDEVFRQILLPELPSYTGRMVWTRVSMYGNSIAGFQRTVGSGQINIWVMKEYGVASSWTKFSHQCPSLGTLQPCPVGFRRNGEVVLENDRNDEVVLEDNGIGEVVLLNDRRGLISWNPDSQNVKNLEIDGSHKTFFGSYVESLVLLDKANKGVVTY, translated from the coding sequence ATGCGTAGTGCTTCTGCTTCCCTGCCTCCTATATGGGGTATACTTCGTCGTGAGCGACCGGCATTTGCCAATGGGGCGCTGCATTGGATTGGTCTCAGAAATGATAACAAACAGTTTGTTTTGGTGTTCGATTTGGGGGACGAGGTCTTCCGCCAAATTCTGCTGCCGGAACTTCCGAGTTATACAGGGAGGATGGTGTGGACTCGTGTTTCCATGTATGGAAATTCCATTGCTGGGTTTCAAAGAACGGTAGGGAGTGGTCAGATCAATATATGGGTGATGAAAGAGTATGGTGTTGCATCGTCGTggacaaaattttcacatcaGTGTCCAAGTCTGGGAACGCTCCAACCATGCCCAGTTGGCTTTAGGAGGAATGGTGAGGTTGTATTGGAAAATGACAGAAATGATGAGGTTGTATTGGAAGATAATGGAATTGGTGAGGTTGTATTGCTAAATGATAGAAGAGGGCTCATCTCGTGGAATCCAGATAGCCAGAATGTTAAGAATCTTGAAATTGATGGATCTCATAAGACTTTTTTTGGTTCTTATGTCGAGAGTCTAGTTTTGCTCGACAAAGCTAACAAAGGTGTTGTTACATACTGA